In Humulus lupulus chromosome 6, drHumLupu1.1, whole genome shotgun sequence, a single genomic region encodes these proteins:
- the LOC133783073 gene encoding uncharacterized protein LOC133783073 → MAPGRRTTRSTAQSQQVELVIDPPAPPSQVVRTTRSSIENQQVEPVIDPPAPPTQVIRTTRSSLENQQVCRTTRSTVLSQRPRTTAQYNVEREHPQGSTHPTVQGEQVNVTTHFDTEDDNQSSQVPSGQTSSFKPRVVTCGLTTTTIAKASSTRKLSVTFNAECRQPICTNAEKFNNEIGFIIRNHGTFHYKEWIMVPEDVRAPLRHYLSEHFDINLNDETTKKCIDEQMRKAWKGHKYKLHLYFKEIGGENDLEMAKSKRHLDLKKNIKKIG, encoded by the exons ATGGCACCTGGTCGTCGCACCACTCGATCTACTGCTCAAAGTCAACAAGTTGAACTAGTCATTGATCCTCCTGCTCCACCTTCACAAGTTGTTCGCACTACTCGGTCGAGTATAGAGAATCAACAAGTTGAACCAGTCATTGATCCTCCTGCTCCACCTACACAAGTTATTCGCACTACTCGGTCGAGTTTAGAGAATCAACAAGTTTGTCGCACCACTCGATCTACGGTACTCAGTCAACGACCTAGAACCACCGCACAATATAATGTAGAGAGAGAACACCCTCAAGGCTCCACACACCCTACTGTACAGGGTGAACAAGTTAATGTGACGACCCATTTTGATACCGAAGATGATAATCAATCTTCCCAAGTTCCATCAG GACAAACATCTTCCTTTAAGCCACGTGTAGTTACTTGCGGCTTGACAACTACAACTATAGCTAAGGCATCATCAACTAGAAAGTTGTCAGTGACTTTTAATGCGGAGTGTCGTCAACCAATTTGTACTAATGCTGAGAAATTTAATAATGAGATTGGATTCATTATTCGGAATCATGGTACATTTCATTATAAAGAGTGGATAATGGTCCCAGAAGATGTGAGAGCTCCATTGCGACACTATCTTTCG gaACATTTTGACATCAACTTGAATGATGAGACAACTAAAAAATGCATTGATGAGCAAATGAGAAAAGCTTGGAAGGGTCATAAGTACAAGCTGCACTTATATTTCAAAGAAATTGGAGGAGAAAATGATCTTGAGATGGCCAAGAGCAAACGTCATCTAGACTTAAAGAAGAACATCAAGAAGATTGGATGA